The Candidatus Nanosynbacter featherlites region GTCCAGGCAAAAGCTGGTACTCGCCAGGTAACCCCTTCTCGGCAGTACAGCGCTGCTGGCCACACGTATTACCAATACACAACTGGTCAGAGCTTTATTGACGGTATTACACGGTACAAAATTTATGCTTGGTTTGATAACGACGGTAAATTCATCACTGGTGTGATCAAGGATTGTGGTAACCCGGTTTGGGGCCCTCCTACAACTCCTCCAGCAAAACCTGTGTTGACTTGTGATGCAATGCAAAAAACGGCAGTATCTCGTGACACCTTCAAGTTCAGCACCAAAGCAACTGCCAAGGGTGGCGCAAGTGTCACCAGCTACACCTACAACTTTGGTGACGGCACCACTAAAACGACTACCTCATCTGAAATTCAACACACATACGCAAAACCTGGTAACTACAAAGTTACCGTTACGGTGAACGGCAAAGAAGGTTCTGACGTTCAAAAAACCAGCCAAAACTGTCAGACGACTGTTACGGTCAATCCTGAGCCTACAATGGAAGTTTGCCGGTTGTCAGACAAGAAATACCCAGTAATTATCAAGGCTTCAGAGTTTGACGCCAAGAAGCATTCAAAGAACCCTAACGACTGTAAGGAAGCTCCAGCTAAAATCAAGGTTTGTGTCATTGAAACCAAAGAAATTCGTGAGATTAAAAAGGAAGAGTTTACCGAGTCAAAGTACACAACTGACATGAGTAAGTGTCAATCAACGCCGACGACTCCTACCCCTCCAACAACTCCTGAGTTGCCACGGACTGGTACCGAGAATATGGTTGTATCAGTACTGGGTCTTGGTGGACTAACTACAGCAGCTGTCGCTTACGTCATCAGTCGCCGCCGCCTGTAATATAGTTGATGATGAAAGAAATACCCGCTTGATGTCAAGCGGGTATTTTGATTAGTTAGCTTTTCTTGCGAGTTGTGGATTTTTTGGCGGCAGTTTTAGATTTGGCTGAGGTGCGACCGCGGCGAGCGGGCTTGGCGGGTGCGGCTTTGAGGA contains the following coding sequences:
- a CDS encoding PKD domain-containing protein, translating into MNKFKKIGIAISLGIALIGGFWMATPSKAANCSNFNVVHCGTNSLSELKAAYARPEIKSLYNQWYINDEMVQGGSNMREGVVDANGNITVDGRVVATNAVTVQAKAGTRQVTPSRQYSAAGHTYYQYTTGQSFIDGITRYKIYAWFDNDGKFITGVIKDCGNPVWGPPTTPPAKPVLTCDAMQKTAVSRDTFKFSTKATAKGGASVTSYTYNFGDGTTKTTTSSEIQHTYAKPGNYKVTVTVNGKEGSDVQKTSQNCQTTVTVNPEPTMEVCRLSDKKYPVIIKASEFDAKKHSKNPNDCKEAPAKIKVCVIETKEIREIKKEEFTESKYTTDMSKCQSTPTTPTPPTTPELPRTGTENMVVSVLGLGGLTTAAVAYVISRRRL